GGCGAAGCGGAATTGCTGGCGTTGTATCGGGAGTCGTTCCCGGCGGACGCCTCGCCGACTGTCGATAGGCGAACCGCGCGAAACATGCGCCTGCGTCGGCGCCAGGCGGACGCGCTCGCGCGAATGGAAGCGACGCTGGTCCACGATCCGCGGCCTGACCATCCGATCGACGGTTGGTTCGAGCCGGCAGTCGCGGCGCGGCTCACCGCCGCGGGAATTGAGACGATCTCGGATTTGATCGCGTTGGTCGAGCGCCGCCGGCATCGCTGGTACACCGCAGTGCCGCGACTCGGTCCCAAGGGCGCGCAGCGCATCGTCGACTGGCTGCAACTGCACTCGGACGCGCTCGGCCACAGGCTTTCGCCGTTGGCGCTGGTGCCGCGGCGACAGTGGACGCCGGCGGTGCCCGAGCGTCCCATTGCGAACGGTGACGCGGTTGCTATCGCGCCGCTCGAAGCGATTCGCGTCCCTGCCCCGCTCGACGGCTCGGACGGGACGAATCGGGCTCGAGGCTCAAACTGCCTTCTTCGCACCGATATCGAGGCGATTAACGCGTGGCTCGACGCGCGTTCTGCAAGCGACCACACGCGGCGGGCTTATCGGCGGGAGGCTGAACGGCTGCTGCTGTGGGCATTGGTCGAAAAGAGGAAGCCGCTGTCGTCACTGACTTCGCCGGATTGCAGCGAGTATGTTCATACTTTTCTTCTGAATCCGAGTCCCGGGCGTTGGGTCGCGAAAGGCCGCGTCGAGCGGTGCCTCGCCGCATGGCGGCCGTTCGCCGGTCCGTTGTCCGATCGCAGCCGGGAGACAGCGCGCTCAATATTGAACGCGATGTGCGAATGGCTCGTCGGGATCTGTTACTTAGCGACGAATCCGTTCAGCGGAATGGACCGGGCAGCGACGCCGCCCATTTTCGATGCACAGACGCGGTCGCTCGACTTCGGGCAGTGGAAGCTCGTTTTCGACGCCGTGACCCGGCGTAAGTACACCTTTGTGGAGCATCGCGACCGCCTCGCGCTGCTGCTCGCGTACGCCACAGGCCTGCGCCGCGCCGAATTGGCGCATGCGACGACCGACATGCTGTCAGTCGGGCGCCTTCGGGGCGTCGACGCGCCGGTTTGGCGGTTGAGCGTCGGCGATGCGTCGCGACGGAGCGCAGCTCGATCCGTGTTGCTGCCGCCCATCGTGGTCGAGGCGCTGGAAGAAAACCTGACCATGCGCGGGCTTCCCAGCGTGCTGGACTGCCCGGAACGCACGCCGCTGCTCGCGCAGGCGCGAAACGGCGGGTCGATCACGCCCGACGGTATTGGCAAGTTGTTCAGGGCGATTTTCGCGAACGCCGCCGCTGCAGCGGAAAAAAAGGTCCCTGGCTCCGGGCGGCTCCTCTCGCTCGCGAGCACGCATTGGTTGCGGCACACGCACTCGGCCCACGCGCTGGCGCACGGGGCGGACATCGTCGAGATCGGCAGGGGCCTCGGGCATGCAAGCTCTTCGACCACATCGGTTTACTTGCAGGGCGATAGTTCGCGGCGTTTACTTGGCGTCGAACGACTTCTAAGAGAGACTTTCGCGCTCGGACAGTCATCAGAATCCGCTTAACGCAACGTTGCGGCCGCTGGGAACGTTGTAAAAATGCCTGAGAGCGCGGGAAAACGACTTCAGAGTTTACTTGAGGTTTACCGGTTGGGCGTTTATTCTTCGGTTTGCAGCATGTTTTCCACAAACCGAAGAATTATTTGCTTACCCAGGCCCGCCAGTGACTGCGAACTCCATGTTAAGCGCCCGGCTTCCCGAAGTCGATCAATCCGTTTCCATCGAAACGCTGCTGGGGGTGGCCGCTCAAGCCACTGACATCCTCAACCAGATCCGCGACGCGATGCTGGAGCCGTACCCGCGCAAGAGCGCGCCCACTTTCACGAGCGCGCAGGTTGCGTCGCTGTGCGGCATCGACAAGCAACGGTTTCAGTATTTGACGACCAAGGGCGAACTGCCGGCAGGAACGTCGAAGGGTGCGGGACGAAGCAAAGAGTTCACGCTGGAAGAAACACTCACCTGGATACGGGCGACAAAAGAGCGCGTCAGGCGGCCCGAGGGTAAGCGCGGGCGGATCGTGACGGTGGCGAACTTCAAGGGCGGCGTCGCGAAAACGACGACCGCCGTCTCGGCCGCGCAGGCGCTGACGCTTCTCGGCCGACGCGTGCTGGTAATCGACTGCGACCCGCAAGGCACCACGACGCAACTGTGCGGTTGGGCGCCCGACGCTGAGATCTCCGACGACCAGACGCTCTTGCCGCTCATCTATGGCGACCAGGAGACACTGCGCTACGCCGTGCAGCAGACGTATTGGCACAACCTAGATCTGATTCCGGCTTCCTCGTCGCTTTTCGACGCCGAATTCGAGATACCCGCGAAGGTCCTCAACGACAGCACGTTCGAGTTCTGGGAGATCGTTCGCAAGGGCTTGCTGCCCTTGACGGACGACTATGACGCGATCGTCATCGACACGCCGCCCGCGCTCAGCTATCTAACTATCAATGCGCTGCTCGCGTCCGACGCCATTCTGCTCCCCTGCCCGCCCGAAGCTCTCGACTTCGCGAGTTCGACTCAGTTCTGGCATCTATTCGCGGACATCGCGAAGAAGCTTCCGGGCGTGCTCGAGCAGAAGCGCTTCGACTTCGTGAACGTGATCTTGACTAAAGCCAAGTCGGACGATGTGTCTCGCGTGGTGCGGGGCTGGTTGCAAAAAGCCTACGGCGATCGCGTCCTGCCGTTCGAGATCCCCGAGTCCACTGTGCCGAAGGGAGCATCCGCCCAACTCTCTACCGTCTACGACTTGTCAAAACCGGATGGAAGCACGGCCGCATACAACCGGTTCAAAGAGCCGCTCGACCGGCTCGCAGAGCATCTCGACGCGCAATTCGTCCGCGCGTGGAACCAGAAGGAGGAATAAATGGGGATTGGGGATAGGCTCCTCGCGAAGACTGCAAACGTCGGCAGCAAGCCGACTGACACGTCTCAACGACCCGCGAACACCGAGCCGCGGACCTCGCCCGGAAGATTGATGGATGCGCAGCATCGCATCAACGCGGCGCAGGCTCGCATTAAGGAACTGGAATCGCAACTTGAAGAACGGGCGGCGCTTGAAGTGCCGCTCGACGCGCTCGTAGAAGTACCGGGACGTCGCCGAAAGCTCACGGCCGAGCAGTTTCAGGAACTGAAGACCAATCTCGCGCAGCACGCCCTCGCTACGCCGATTCTGGTTCGGTCCGTTTCAGACGGGCGGTACGAGATTGTGGCCGGACACAACCGGGTCGCCGCGTATCGCGAACTCGGACGCGGCACCATTCGCGCGAACGTTGCATCCATCGAGGAAGGCGAGATTGAGTTCGCCGCTTTCTTCTCGAACCTGCTATCGCCATCCCTTACGGACTTTGAAAAGTATTGGAACTTCAAACGGCTGCAGGAGTTGAGCGGACTGTCGCGCACTGAGATAGCCGAAAGCGCCGGACTGAGCAAAAGCCACGTAAGCCGCATTTTCTCGTTCGACGCCCTGCCGGACGCAGCGAAGGAAATATTGGCCGCAAAGCCTGAGCGCCTCGGGAGTAACGCTGCCCAGAAGCTCGCGGCGCTTGCGGAAGCCGGGAAAAGTGAGAAGGTGGTCGAAGCAGTGAAGCGCCTCGTCGACGATGAGAGCTTCACTCAGGACAAAGCGGTGGCACTCGTTGCTGAGAAGCCCAAGGTCGCGCAGCCTAGCGCGACAGTCGTGCGCGCAGGACGGCGGAAGGTATGCGAAGTAACGACTCGGAATGGAGTGGTAGGAGTCCGGTTCTTCGAGAAAGACGCCGGCGCTGCGAATGATTGGGGGCAGCGGATAGCGGATTTCATTAGCAAGTCGCTAAGCGAGACCGCCGAAGATGAGTGACCTACTAGGTACTCGTTAAAAATCAACGACTTAGAGTTTTGCAGTCAGGCAAGCGCTAACACTGCGCTGGAAACGTCCGAAAAGCATCAATTGGCCGAGGTAGCCATGTAACCGACACGCTGTATAAAGACAAAAGCCTTCGGCGCCAACCGAAGGCTTTTGAATTCGGGCTTAACTGCTGTTCGCCCGGTTCGCTTCCCGACGCCAATCGGGTCACGAGTGCACATCTCGAAGTTTAGCGGATCGCGATCGGCAGTCAAGCGTTTGTCCTCCATTTCTCGAAATGGACGCACTTGACATGCATATCGCGCAACTTTCCGTTGCAGGCGAGGTTGGTTCTCGTCCGCAAAATAGTGACCTGCTTCCTGCGCCAGAAGACCGACAGGCGCTAGACGAATACGCTTGTGACCGGTCGAATCTGCCCTGGATCATTTTCCGCGCAGCGCATCGCGCCAATCACCTGTCCGCCCTGCCTGCCCGCGCCCGCGCGGTGCTCGCCGCCCTTGCTCGGACTGTCGATGCTGCTCGCCCCTTCGCAGCCATATTCGCCCGACGTGAGCTCTTGACAGGGCGAGCCCTTCAATCCATGCGCACGTTCTATCGGAGCCTCGAAGACCTCCAATCAGCGGGATTCATCACGCGCCCTCCGCAAACGCGGTATCAAAGCGCCGGTCTGTTCGGTAGAGCCTATCTGCACCTGACACCTAAAGCGGCCGACTTGCTCGGTTTGACCGAGAAGCCCGCGATTGACAGTGGTTCTGCGCGCGAGTCAAACCAGGCGCCCGTGTACAACTCCGCGGGCGATTTCTTGACCGCACCGTCTGTCACCCTGGCAGACGGTGCTATATATAAGGATCTATCCCCTACTAATCAAAAGAGACAACCGGCCCGCCTCCCCGCCGATCTCAAACGCCTGCGGCTGCTGGGATTTCGTGAATTTCTAATCTTCAAACTCATGGGGGAGGCGCGACAACACGGAAAGCTTCTCTCCGACGTCGTAGAGACCACATGGGAGCATCTGAAGCGGGCAAAGCATCCGATCAACTACCTGCGCGCTCTGCTGAAGAAGCCGATCGATTACGCCTACCGAGTTCGCACTCTTCGCGCTGAGACGGAACAGCGACAGTCGCGCGAATCGCAAGACTTGCACATCGTGAACACCACTCGGGCGATCGCCGGCAAAACATTCGTAAGCCGCGACGGGCTCACGC
This sequence is a window from Caballeronia sp. M1242. Protein-coding genes within it:
- a CDS encoding site-specific integrase is translated as MITSRQMVDFKKEPSSAQADLQDGAATRRLTRQHFALYRGYLDGVSEAQLHASYGDSGSDVRSTRRLIAALRDTLSVLARRAHDTEAAHLLRLRPGSIPSTPAELAGNAPTLETFRERVDPEGVFGEAELLALYRESFPADASPTVDRRTARNMRLRRRQADALARMEATLVHDPRPDHPIDGWFEPAVAARLTAAGIETISDLIALVERRRHRWYTAVPRLGPKGAQRIVDWLQLHSDALGHRLSPLALVPRRQWTPAVPERPIANGDAVAIAPLEAIRVPAPLDGSDGTNRARGSNCLLRTDIEAINAWLDARSASDHTRRAYRREAERLLLWALVEKRKPLSSLTSPDCSEYVHTFLLNPSPGRWVAKGRVERCLAAWRPFAGPLSDRSRETARSILNAMCEWLVGICYLATNPFSGMDRAATPPIFDAQTRSLDFGQWKLVFDAVTRRKYTFVEHRDRLALLLAYATGLRRAELAHATTDMLSVGRLRGVDAPVWRLSVGDASRRSAARSVLLPPIVVEALEENLTMRGLPSVLDCPERTPLLAQARNGGSITPDGIGKLFRAIFANAAAAAEKKVPGSGRLLSLASTHWLRHTHSAHALAHGADIVEIGRGLGHASSSTTSVYLQGDSSRRLLGVERLLRETFALGQSSESA
- a CDS encoding ParA family protein, with product MLSARLPEVDQSVSIETLLGVAAQATDILNQIRDAMLEPYPRKSAPTFTSAQVASLCGIDKQRFQYLTTKGELPAGTSKGAGRSKEFTLEETLTWIRATKERVRRPEGKRGRIVTVANFKGGVAKTTTAVSAAQALTLLGRRVLVIDCDPQGTTTQLCGWAPDAEISDDQTLLPLIYGDQETLRYAVQQTYWHNLDLIPASSSLFDAEFEIPAKVLNDSTFEFWEIVRKGLLPLTDDYDAIVIDTPPALSYLTINALLASDAILLPCPPEALDFASSTQFWHLFADIAKKLPGVLEQKRFDFVNVILTKAKSDDVSRVVRGWLQKAYGDRVLPFEIPESTVPKGASAQLSTVYDLSKPDGSTAAYNRFKEPLDRLAEHLDAQFVRAWNQKEE
- a CDS encoding replication protein O — protein: MHIAQLSVAGEVGSRPQNSDLLPAPEDRQALDEYACDRSNLPWIIFRAAHRANHLSALPARARAVLAALARTVDAARPFAAIFARRELLTGRALQSMRTFYRSLEDLQSAGFITRPPQTRYQSAGLFGRAYLHLTPKAADLLGLTEKPAIDSGSARESNQAPVYNSAGDFLTAPSVTLADGAIYKDLSPTNQKRQPARLPADLKRLRLLGFREFLIFKLMGEARQHGKLLSDVVETTWEHLKRAKHPINYLRALLKKPIDYAYRVRTLRAETEQRQSRESQDLHIVNTTRAIAGKTFVSRDGLTRYVVSADATELTAHHRDEPRPRVRVGSWATDFVAALDGGHISPVSHEALNVEGVKRQEDFDHICEHEVDKQAPSSTEHVTALKRLLRLKTVGAVPKSTSRRESENLRELVISRPARCDMSHQADLLKNLLRRNKP
- a CDS encoding ParB/RepB/Spo0J family partition protein, with the translated sequence MDAQHRINAAQARIKELESQLEERAALEVPLDALVEVPGRRRKLTAEQFQELKTNLAQHALATPILVRSVSDGRYEIVAGHNRVAAYRELGRGTIRANVASIEEGEIEFAAFFSNLLSPSLTDFEKYWNFKRLQELSGLSRTEIAESAGLSKSHVSRIFSFDALPDAAKEILAAKPERLGSNAAQKLAALAEAGKSEKVVEAVKRLVDDESFTQDKAVALVAEKPKVAQPSATVVRAGRRKVCEVTTRNGVVGVRFFEKDAGAANDWGQRIADFISKSLSETAEDE